From Halorubrum salinarum, the proteins below share one genomic window:
- a CDS encoding S26 family signal peptidase, translated as MDEGDRPTDTDESAGRDERTDEESAAASEGSDDGASDESADRFSDESADRFSDESADRLPDESAGPTSLGEGDVPPDSKVDAQPRDEPGSLGQGDAATGQRSASRAGGESGIESGEATADESLVHRFRHDREGALMWIREMLSSVAVVLLVGLLLFGVSGVWPPMVAVESGSMEPNMQVGDLVFVTEPGRLAPDAAENGVGVVTHEVGQEVDYRTFGSYGSVMIYTPPGRTGAPIIHRAMFHVTEGENWYDRADAEYHNAVDCGSLANCPAPHDGYITLGDNNGAYDQASGLSPPVRAEWVNGVARLRVPYLGYIRLIATGQVELNEAIAGAVGSGLPATGPGSASTAPAA; from the coding sequence ATGGACGAAGGGGATCGGCCGACGGACACCGACGAGTCGGCCGGTCGAGACGAGCGGACGGACGAGGAGTCCGCGGCGGCGTCCGAGGGATCGGACGACGGAGCGTCCGACGAATCGGCCGACCGGTTTTCTGACGAGTCGGCAGACCGGTTTTCTGACGAGTCGGCAGACCGGCTTCCCGACGAATCCGCCGGTCCGACCTCCCTCGGCGAGGGCGATGTGCCTCCCGATTCCAAGGTCGACGCTCAGCCTCGGGACGAGCCCGGGTCGCTCGGGCAGGGCGACGCCGCGACCGGGCAGCGGAGCGCGTCGAGAGCAGGAGGGGAATCGGGAATCGAGTCGGGAGAGGCGACGGCGGACGAGTCGCTCGTCCACCGGTTCCGGCACGACCGGGAGGGCGCGCTGATGTGGATCCGAGAGATGCTGTCGAGCGTCGCCGTCGTCCTCCTGGTCGGACTGCTGCTGTTCGGCGTCAGCGGCGTGTGGCCGCCGATGGTCGCCGTCGAGTCGGGGAGCATGGAGCCGAACATGCAGGTCGGCGACCTGGTGTTCGTCACCGAACCCGGCCGGCTCGCGCCGGACGCGGCCGAAAACGGGGTCGGCGTCGTCACCCATGAGGTGGGCCAGGAGGTCGACTATCGGACGTTCGGGTCCTACGGGTCGGTGATGATATACACGCCGCCCGGCCGGACCGGGGCGCCGATCATCCACCGGGCGATGTTCCACGTCACCGAGGGCGAGAACTGGTACGACCGCGCCGACGCGGAGTACCACAACGCCGTCGACTGCGGGTCGCTCGCCAACTGCCCGGCGCCGCACGACGGGTACATCACCCTCGGCGACAACAACGGCGCCTACGACCAGGCCAGCGGCCTCTCGCCGCCGGTCAGGGCCGAGTGGGTGAACGGGGTGGCGCGCCTCCGGGTCCCGTATCTCGGCTACATCCGGCTGATCGCGACGGGACAGGTAGAGCTGAACGAGGCGATAGCGGGGGCCGTGGGAAGCGGCCTCCCGGCGACCGGACCGGGGAGCGCTTCGACTGCGCCGGCGGCGTAG